A window from Manis javanica isolate MJ-LG chromosome 10, MJ_LKY, whole genome shotgun sequence encodes these proteins:
- the LOC108386618 gene encoding olfactory receptor 8S1-like, producing MALGNHSAVTEFILLGLSADPRVQPLLFALFLMIYLQTLLGNLTLLLVIRADSHLHTPMYFFLSHLSSLDLCFSSATVPKLLENLLSQRKTISVQGCLAQVFFVFDSGGTEACLLSVMAYDRYVAICHPLLYGQKITNKLCNGLVWGSWGLGFLDALINILPAMSLDFCKDQSIPHYSCELPSLFLLSCSDVSTNFTILLCSSLLHGLVTCVLIVFSYTPIVSTILSISSSSGRSKAFSTCSSHLTAVLLLYGSAFLRYLTPTSGSPLELVFSVLYGVVTPLLNPLIYSLKNKEVKTAVRRTFGKYLQYSSSWP from the coding sequence ATGGCTCTGGGGAACCACAGCGCCGTCACAGAGTTCATCCTCCTGGGGCTGTCTGCAGACCCCCGTGTCCAGCCCTTGCTCTTTGCGCTGTTCCTAATGATTTACCTCCAGACCCTGCTGGGGAACCTGACGCTGCTGCTGGTGATCAGGGCTgattcccacctccacacccccatgtacttcttcctgagtcacctcTCTTCCTTGGACCTTTGTTTCTCTTCGGCTACAGTGCCCAAGCTGCTGGAGAACCTCCTGTCTCAGAGGAAAACCATCTCTGTCCAGGGTTGCCTGGCTCAAGTCTTTTTTGTGTTTGATTCGGGGGGCACTGAAGCCTGCCTGCTCtcagtgatggcctatgaccgctacgttgccatctgccaccctctgctctATGGCCAGAAGATAACCAACAAGCTCTGTAATGGGCTAGTGTGGGGCTCCTGGGGCCTGGGATTTCTGGATGCACTCATCAACATCCTTCCAGCTATGAGCTTGGACTTCTGTAAGGATCAGTCCATCCCCCACTACAGCTGTGAGctgccctctctcttccttctgtccTGCTCTGATGTCTCCACCAACTTTACTATtctgctctgctccagcctcctgcATGGGCTTGTAACCTGTGTCCTTATTGTCTTTTCCTATACTCCAATTGTCTCCACCATCCTGAGCATCAGCTCCTCCTCAGGTAGaagcaaggccttctccacctgctcctcccacctcactgcTGTCCTCCTGCTTTATGGCTCAGCTTTCCTTCGCTATCTCACGCCAACCTCAGGTTCACCCCTGGAGTTAGTGTTCTCTGTCCTGTATGGTGTGGTCACTCCCTTATTGAATCCCCTCATCTACAGCTTGAAGAACAAGGAGGTGAAAACAGCTGTGAGAAGGACCTTTGGAAAATATCTCCAATATTCCAGTAGCTGGCCATAG
- the LOC108389415 gene encoding olfactory receptor 8S1-like: MGNLMMILVIRADSRLHTPMYFFLSHLSFLDLCFSSVTVPKMLESLLSQRKTISVEGCLAQVFFVFITGGTEACLLSVMAYDRYAAICHPLLYGQMISKDRCEQFVWGSWGLGFLDAFVNVSLAMKMDFCDTPTIPHYSCELPSLFPLSCSDVSTNLIVMFCSIIPHGLVTSLSIFFSYTCIVSTILSISSTSSRSRAFSTCSSHLTTVILFYGSSFLRYLMPTSGSSLELIFSVWYGVVTPMLNPLIYSLKNKEVKAAVRRTLEKYLQCFWWQKKERG, encoded by the coding sequence ATGGGGAACCTGATGATGATACTGGTGATCAGGGCTGATTCCCGCCTCCACacgcccatgtacttcttcctgagtcacctcTCTTTCCTGGACCTCTGCTTCTCTTCTGTCACTGTGCCCAAGATGCTGGAGAGCCTCCTGTCTCAGAGGAAAACCATCTCAGTAGAGGGCTGTCTGGCTCAGGTCTTCTTTGTGTTTATCACTGGAGGTACTGAAGCCTGTCTGCTCtcagtgatggcctatgaccgctatgctgcCATCTGCCATCCACTGCTCTATGGCCAGATGATAAGTAAAGACAGGTGTGAGCAGTTTGTGTGGGGCTCATGGGGGCTGGGATTTTTGGATGCATTCGTCAATGTCTCTCTGGCAATGAAAATGGACTTCTGTGATACTCCTACCATCCCCCACTACAGCTGTGAGCtaccctctctcttccctctgtcttGCTCCGATGTCTCCACCAATCTCATTGTCATGTTTTGCTCTATCATCCCACATGGACTTGTAACttctctctcaatattcttttcttACACCTGCATTGTCTCCACCATCCTGAGCATTTCCTCTACATCCAGCAGAAGCAGAGCTTTTTCTACTTGCTCTTCACACCTCACCACAGTGATCCTATTCTACGGCTCAAGTTTTCTCCGCTATCTCATGCCAACCTCAGGATCCTCCCTGGAGCTGATCTTCTCTGTGTGGTATGGTGTAGTCACTCCCATGCTGAATCCCCTCATCTACAGCCTGAAGAACAAGGAGGTGAAGGCAGCTGTGAGAAGAACACTGGAAAAGTATTTACAATGCTTTTGGTGGCAAAAGAAAGAGAGGGGATAA
- the LOC140843903 gene encoding olfactory receptor 8S1-like — translation MTGNLMLLLVVRADSCLHTPMCLFLSHLSFLDLCLCSVIVPKMENLLSEVKTISVRGCPAQGFFAFTTAGTEACLLSVMACDRCAAICHPLLYGQVMRKQLCVQLAWGSWVLGFLNALINILLAANLDFCENHAVCHHSCEVPALPSSCFDVSTNLVVLFCSSLLHGLGTLLPIAFSYVRIASTILTISST, via the coding sequence ATGACGGGGAACCTGATGCTGCTGCTGGTGGTCAGGGCTGATTCCTGcctccacacacccatgtgcTTATTCCTGAGTCACCTCTCCTTCCTGGATCTTTGTTTATGTTCAGTCATCGTGCCCAAGATGGAGAATCTCCTGTCTGAGGTAAAAACCATCTCAGTAAGGGGCTGCCCGGCTCAAGGCTTCTTTGCGTTTACCACTGCAGGGACTGAAGCCTGCCTGCTCTCAGTGATGGCCTGCGACCGCTGTGCCgccatctgccaccctctgctctACGGCCAGGTGATGAGGAAACAGCTGTGTGTGCAGCTTGCATGGGGCTCATGGGTCCTGGGTTTTTTGAACGCTCTTATCAACATCCTCCTAGCTGCCAACTTGGACTTCTGTGAGAACCATGCCGTCTGCCACCACAGCTGTGAGGTACCTGCTCTCCCCTCGTCCTGCTTTGATGTCTCCACCAACCTCGTGGTCCTGTTTTGCTCCAGTCTGCTACATGGGCTTGGCACCCTCCTCCCAATAGCCTTCTCCTATGTCCGCATTGCCTCCACCATCCTGACCATCAGCTCCACCTAG